Proteins encoded by one window of Panicum virgatum strain AP13 chromosome 7N, P.virgatum_v5, whole genome shotgun sequence:
- the LOC120681838 gene encoding RHOMBOID-like protein 2 encodes MSNPDVEAGGPARAAPATTGIKPPPGRYSMAGNGNGSAPYVAPSPFYYDNAAAHERHHWSWLVPLVVIANVAMFVVVMFANNCPRGGGDCVGRGFLRRFSFQPLKENPLLGPSAATLQKYGALDWYKVVHGNQAWRLESCTWLHAGLIHLLANMISLIFIGVRLEQQFGFWKVGLVYLVSGFGGSVLSVLFIRKGVSVGASGALFGLLGAMLSELITNWTIYTNRFAALVNLIIIAAINLAVGMLPHVDNFAHIGGFATGFLLGLVLLIQPQFGWLEQPFGAKSKSKYKAYQIILLLLALVLLAAGFAVGLVMVFRGENGNDHCSWCHYLTCVPTSSWKCDN; translated from the exons ATGTCGAACCCCGACGTGGAGGCGGGCGgcccggcgcgggcggcgccggcgacgacggggatcaagccgccgccggggcggtACAGCATGGCCGGCAACGGCAACGGCAGCGCGCCGTACGTGGCGCCGTCGCCGTTCTACTACGAcaacgcggcggcgcacgagcggCACCACTGGTCGTGGCTGGTGCCGCTGGTGGTGATCGCCAACGTGGCCATGTTCGTCGTGGTCATGTTCGCCAACAActgcccgcgcggcggcggggactgcGTCGGCCGGGGCTTCCTCCGCCGCTTCTCCTTCCAGCCGCTCAAGGAGAACCCCCTCCTCGGCCCTTCCGCCGCCAC GCTGCAGAAGTACGGCGCCCTCGACTGGTACAAGGTCGTGCACGGGAACCAGGCGTGGCGGCTGGAGTCGTGCACCTGGCTGCACGCCGGCCTCATCCACCTGCTCGCCAACATGATCAGCCTCATCTTCATCGGCGTCCGCCTCGAGCAGCAGTTCGGATTCT GGAAGGTCGGGCTGGTGTACCTCGTCTCGGGCTTCGGCGGGAGCGTGCTCTCGGTGCTCTTCATCAGGAAGGGCGTCTCCGTCGGTGCCTCCGGCGCGCTCTTCGGCCTCCTCGGAGCGATGCTGTCGGAGCTCATCACCAACTGGACCATTTACACCAACAGA TTTGCAGCGTTGGTGAACCTGATCATCATCGCCGCCATCAACCTGGCGGTGGGCATGCTCCCCCACGTCGACAACTTCGCCCACATCGGCGGCTTCGCCACCGGCTTCCTCCTCGGGTTAGTGCTGCTGATCCAGCCGCAGTTCGGGTGGCTGGAGCAGCCCTTCGGTGCCAAGTCCAAGTCCAAGTACAAGGCGTATCAGATCATCCTCCTGCTTCTTGCACTTGTCTTGCTGGCTGCAGG GTTTGCTGTTGGATTGGTCATGGTGTTCAGGGGAGAGAACGGCAACGATCACTGCAGCTGGTGCCACTACCTCACCTGCGTGCCGACGTCAAGCTGGAAGTGTGACAATTGA
- the LOC120681836 gene encoding probable pectin methyltransferase QUA3, with the protein MGLLSSLPPHRRGGALSGGWQWSFLDVVWAVFLLAVVVFLALVFTPRRGAGDPLSVARSGGAAPVPPCAASEVDFLPCEDPRRSSRLSREMNYYRERHCPARGEAPACLVPPPSGYRIPVPWPESLHKIWHDNMPYGKIAERKGHQGWMKHEGSYFIFPGGGTMFPDGAEQYIEKLSQYVPLKTGVLRTGLDMGCGVASFGGFLLKENIMTLSFAPRDSHKSQIQFALERGIPAFLLMLGTRRLPFPAQSFDFVHCSRCLIPFTAYNGSYLIEVDRLLRPGGYLIISGPPVRWKKQEKEWDELQVMAGALCYKLMTVDGNTAIWKKPAEASCLPNQNEFGLDLCSTDDDPDEAWYFKLKKCVGKVSMVEEIAIGSIQRWPDRLSKPSARVSLINNGANLFEIDSQKWVRRVSYYKKSLGVKLGTTHIRNVMDMNAFLGGFAAAIVSDPVWVMNVVPARKPLTLGVIYDRGLIGVYHDWCEPFSTYPRTYDLIHADAIDSLINDPISGTSRCDLFDVMLEMDRILRPEGTAVIRGSPDVINKAAQVAQSVRWNAQVHDSEPESGSTEKILVATKTFWKLPLTSQ; encoded by the exons ATGGGGCTCCTCAGCTccctgccgccgcaccgccgggGCGGCGCCCTCTCCGGCGGCTGGCAGTGGTCGTTCCTCGATGTCGTCTGGGCGGTCTTCCTCCTCGCAGTGGTCGTCTTCCTCGCGCTCGTCTTCACGCCCCGCCGCGGGGCCGGGGACCCGCTCTCCGTTGCCCGCTCCGGTGGCGCCGCGCCGGTGCCGCCGTGCGCTGCCTCGGAGGTTGACTTCCTCCCCTGCGAGGATCCACGCCGAAGCTCCCGCCTCAGCCGCGAGATGAACTACTACCGCGAGCGCCACTGCCCCGCGCGTGGCGAGGCGCCCGCCTGCCTCGTCCCGCCGCCGAGCGGCTACCGCATCCCCGTGCCCTGGCCCGAGAGCCTCCACAAG ATCTGGCATGACAACATGCCTTACGGTAAGATTGCTGAAAGGAAAGGTCATCAAGGGTGGATGAAGCATGAAGGTTCATACTTTATTTTTCCTGGTGGTGGGACTATGTTCCCTGATGGAGCTGAACAATACATTGAAAAGCTTAGCCAGTATGTTCCGCTGAAAACTGGTGTCCTCAGGACAGGTCTTGATATGGGATGCGGG GTTGCCAGCTTTGGAGGGTTTTTGCTTAAGGAGAATATCATGACACTTTCATTTGCACCAAGAGATTCTCATAAATCTCAAATACAATTTGCTTTGGAGAGAGGAATTCCAGCATTTCTTTTGATGTTGGGCACGCGTCGTCTTCCATTTCCAGCACAGTCCTTTGATTTTGTCCATTGCTCCCGGTGTTTGATACCCTTTACTGCCTATA ATGGATCTTATTTGATTGAAGTTGACCGTTTACTTAGACCAGGGGGGTATCTAATCATATCGGGTCCCCCTGTGAGATGGAAGAAGCAGGAGAAGGAATGGGATGAACTTCAAGTAATGGCAGGAGCTTTGTGCTACAAATTGATGACTGTTGATGGTAATACTGCCATTTGGAAGAAACCTGCTGAGGCTTCATGTCTTCCTAACCAAAATGAATTTGGCCTTGATCTGTGTAGCACCGATGATGATCCAGATGAAGCATG GTACTTCAAGTTGAAGAAATGTGTTGGTAAAGTTTCTATGGTTGAAGAAATAGCTATTGGTTCCATTCAAAGGTGGCCAGATAGGCTATCTAAACCTTCTGCTAGGGTATCACTTATCAACAATGGAGCAAACTTGTTTGAAATAGATAGTCAGAAGTGGGTGAGGAGAGTATCATATTATAAGAAATCACTTGGTGTCAAGCTTGGGACCACACACATACGCAATGTCATGGATATGAATGCGTTCCTTGGAGGTTTCGCAGCCGCTATAGTATCTGATCCTGTATGGGTGATGAATGTTGTTCCTGCTCGCAAACCATTGACACTTGGAGTTATCTATGATAGGGGCCTTATTGGGGTTTATCACGACTG GTGTGAACCATTCTCAACATATCCTCGAACTTATGATCTCATTCATGCGGATGCAATCGACTCCTTGATAAACGATCCAATTTCAGGCACTAGCAG ATgtgatctatttgatgtcatgcTGGAGATGGACCGCATACTGCGGCCAGAAGGAACTGCTGTTATACGGGGCTCCCCAGATGTGATAAACAAGGCAGCACAGGTTGCTCAGTCAGTTCGGTGGAATGCCCAGGTGCATGACAGTGAACCAGAATCAGGCAGTACCGAGAAAATACTTGTGGCTACGAAAACATTTTGGAAGCTACCGCTAACATCACAATAG
- the LOC120682550 gene encoding protein IQ-DOMAIN 1-like, translating into MGWAPRWLRGLLGGGKKAAETKPAKEKRRWGFGKSFREKAPAAAAARPPTPPVQPTATPRRGYAPAPDEADDEQSKRAIAVAAATAAVAEAAVAAAQAAAAVVRLTSSGRCAPAAAKREEWAAVRIQAAFRGYLARRALKALRGLVKLQALVRGNIVRRQAAETLRCMHALVRVQARARACRAIRSQQVTAHPDPPTPEKYDQAGGPRHGRSGSLKGSSSKTPGSERLGRERSESCGRNWLDRWVEERYIDDEKNAKILEVDNGKPGRYASKRRGGGGGNQHQSPCSTMTSDQNSRSYATMPESPSKDSTTAQQSMPSPPSVGMGEALSPLRLPVDIAELCDSPQFFSASSRPGSSRRGPFTPSKSECSRSLFGGYSDYPNYMANTESFRAKARSQSAPKQRPQYDKSSSLRKASAAQAYLTGPCAPTAAAAQQRSAASLHAKFTNKAYPGSGRLDRLGMPV; encoded by the exons ATGGGCTGGGCGCCCAGGTGGCTGCGCGggctgctcggcggcggcaagaAGGCCGCCGAGACGAAGCCCGCGAAGGAAAAGAGGCGCTGGGGGTTCGGGAAGTCCTTCAGGGAgaaggcgccggcagcggcggcggcgcggcctccgaCGCCTCCGGTGCAGCCCACGGCGACGCCTCGCCGGGGttacgcgccggcgccggatgaGGCGGACGACGAGCAGAGCAAGCGCGCCATCGCGGTGGCCGCGGCCACTGCGGCGGTTGCggaggccgccgtcgccgcggcgcaggcggccgccgccgtggtgcgGCTGACGAGCAGCGGGCggtgcgcgccggccgccgccaagcGGGAGGAGTGGGCGGCTGTTCGGATCCAGGCCGCTTTCCGTGGCTACCTG GCGAGGCGGGCGCTGAAGGCGCTGCGGGGGCTGGTGAAGCTGCAGGCGCTGGTCCGGGGCAACATcgtgcggcggcaggcggcggagaCGCTGCGGTGCATGCACGCGCTCGTCCGCGTCCAggcgcgcgcccgcgcctgccgcGCAATTCGCTCGCAGCAGGTCACGGCTCACCCG GATCCGCCGACGCCGGAGAAGTACGATCAGGCGGGTGGCCCCAGGCACGGCCGTTCCGGCTCTTTAAAG GGGAGCTCGTCGAAGACACCGGGCAGCGAGAGGCTGGGCAGGGAGAGGTCGGAATCTTGCGGGAGGAACTGGCTGGACCGATGGGTGGAGGAGAGGTACATAGACGACGAGAAGAACGCCAAGATTCTTGAGGTGGACAACGGCAAGCCAGGGCGGTATGCTTCCaagaggcgcggcggcggcggcggcaaccagCACCAGTCGCCGTGCTCGACGATGACGTCCGACCAGAACAGCCGGAGCTACGCGACCATGCCGGAGTCGCCGTCCAAGGACTCCACTACCGCGCAGCAGTCCATGCCGAGCCCGCCGTCGGTGGGCATGGGCGAGGCCCTCAGCCCGCTCCGCCTGCCCGTGGACATCGCCGAGCTCTGCGACAGCCCGCAGTTCTTCTCGGCGTCGTCGCGGCCGGGGAGCTCCCGGAGGGGGCCCTTCACCCCGAGCAAGAGCGAGTGCTCCCGCAGCCTATTCGGGGGCTACTCCGACTACCCCAACTACATGGCCAACACGGAGTCGTTCCGCGCCAAGGCGCGCTCCCAGAGCGCGCCCAAGCAGAGGCCGCAGTACGACAAGTCCAGCTCCCTCCgcaaggcgtcggcggcgcaggCCTACTTGACGGGGCCATGCGcgccgacggcggccgcggcgcagcAGAGGTCGGCGGCCTCGCTGCACGCCAAGTTCACCAACAAGGCGTACCCGGGATCTGGCAGACTGGATCGACTCGGCATGCCCGTCTAG